The Chiroxiphia lanceolata isolate bChiLan1 chromosome 4, bChiLan1.pri, whole genome shotgun sequence genome contains a region encoding:
- the LRAT gene encoding lecithin retinol acyltransferase: MKNPVQQAASLLLEKLMMLLVHVRPLLAGSGGETTPPPPGDYDTSCFKRGDLLEVPRTLFIHFGIYLGENRVAHLMPDILPSFTDDLRQIQQVVTNKRLILGVIARTASVRVDTVENFAYGGSILVNHMDRLFEDQVLGSEEAARRAEKLMGTTAYSLLWNNCEHFVTYCRYGAPVSFQTDKFCETVKMIIRDQRSVLASVLVGLASIVCLGLAPSTTLPTIFIPFFLWMAG, translated from the exons ATGAAGAACCCGGTGCAGCAGGCAGCCtcgctgctgctggagaagcttATGATGCTCCTCGTCCACGTCCGGCCCTTGCTCGCGGGCTCCGGCGGGGAGACAACGCCACCGCCCCCCGGCGACTACGACACCAGCTGCTTCAAGCGGGGCGACCTTCTGGAGGTGCCCCGCACCCTCTTTATTCACTTCGGCATCTACCTGGGCGAGAACCGCGTCGCCCACTTGATGCCCGACATCCTGCCCTCCTTCACCGACGACCTCCGGCAGATCCAGCAGGTGGTGACCAACAAGCGGCTTATCCTGGGCGTCATCGCCAGGACGGCCAGCGTCCGCGTGGACACGGTGGAGAACTTCGCCTACGGCGGCAGCATCCTGGTCAACCACATGGACCGGCTCTTCGAGGACCAGGTGCTGGGCAGCGAGGAGGCGGCGCGCCGGGCGGAGAAGCTGATGGGCACTACGGCCTACAGCCTGCTCTGGAACAACTGCGAGCACTTCGTCACCTACTGCCGATACGGAGCCCCGGTCAGCTTTCAGACCGACAAG ttctgtgaGACTGTGAAGATGATTATTCGGGACCAGAGGAGCGTGCTCGCGTCAGTGCTTGTGGGACTAGCGTCAATAGTCTGCCTAGGTTTGGCACCCTCCACCACGCTCCCCACTATCTTTATTCCCTTCTTCCTATGGATGGCTGGCTGA